One Cryptomeria japonica chromosome 9, Sugi_1.0, whole genome shotgun sequence genomic window carries:
- the LOC131858142 gene encoding ER-bound oxygenase mpaB-like, with protein MTETAISAVLCTLGFALFLWKACFLFLRAKRFRYMASLSPQQDALRLYKLTNFVEFGFLSEKGLEFALFKSLAIPSISILLHATNLLSPTNIPKRHDDTRILMEEFALHHVDSRRGSRAIQRLNFIHGHYKISNDDYLYTLSLFTVEPIRFSNKYGYRKLSEGEKQAQFMVWHDIGVRMGIKNIPESLEEMDRFSRQYEASYMVYSKSNKVVGDNTVDLFLSKVPAFLWPLAKRAFYALCEERLLDAMGYPRQPFWFVWIVENIAKFCCGTFVRWFLPPRPVNWSTVRIPLEEDEEEEGDEDEDEKVYKLRYHLYKPWTYPNGYKISKMGAAPGGRMGKVAEGLVLCPVLYTKKIYLKEEEGGKVWTVILWDCSLLYNLYVIISNK; from the exons ATGACGGAAACGGCCATTTCTGCTGTGCTATGCACTCTGGGCTTTGCGCTTTTCTTGTGGAAAGCTTGCTTCCTCTTTTTGAGGGCCAAGCGCTTCCGTTACATGGCTTCCCTCTCTCCACAACAGGACGCCCTGCGTCTCTATAAGCTCACCAATTTCGTAGAATTCGGTTTTCTCTCAGAAAAAGGTCTCGAATTTGCACTGTTCAAAAGTTTGGCTATCCCTTCCATCTCCATATTATTACATGCCACTAATTTATTATCCCCCACAAATATTCCCAAACGCCACGATGACACCAGAATTCTCATGGAGGAATTTGCTCTCCATCACGTGGACAGCCGCAGGGGCTCTCGTGCGATCCAACGTCTCAACTTCATCCATGGCCACTACAAAATCTCCAACGATGACTACCTGTATACTCTCTCTTTATTCACTGTGGAGCccatcagattttcaaacaa GTACGGTTACAGAAAGTTGAGTGAAGGAGAGAAGCAGGCTCAGTTTATGGTGTGGCATGACATTGGAGTACGTATGGGTATTAAAAACATTCCAGAGAGTTTGGAGGAGATGGATCGGTTTAGCAGGCAATATGAAGCCTCGTATATGGTGTACTCCAAGTCGAACAAAGTCGTTGGAGACAACACGGTGGATCTGTTTTTGTCCAAGGTGCCTGCTTTCCTCTGGCCATTGGCTAAACGGGCATTCTATGCTCTGTGTGAGGAGAGGCTATTGGACGCAATGGGTTATCCACGCCAGCCATTCTGGTTCGTCTGGATTGTGGAGAATATTGCCAAATTTTGCTGTGGTACTTTTGTACGTTGGTTTTTACCCCCGAGACCAGTGAATTGGTCGACTGTGAGGATTCCATTGGAGGAAGATGAGGAGGAAGagggagatgaagatgaagatgaaaaggtgTACAAATTGAGATATCATTTGTACAAACCATGGACGTATCCAAATGGGTACAAGATCAGCAAAATGGGAGCTGCACCAGGTGGGCGTATGGGCAAGGTAGCTGAGGGGCTTGTGCTATGCCCAGTTCTTTACACAAAGAAAATTTACTTAAAGGAGGAGGAGGGGGGAAAAGTATGGACAGTCATATTATGGGATTGTAGTTTGTTATATAATCTTTATGTTATAATAAGTAATAAATGA